The following coding sequences are from one Arcobacter nitrofigilis DSM 7299 window:
- a CDS encoding DUF1656 domain-containing protein → MNLIVSFLGIQIPALIVIFLCAGLIQVLLNKVLADLGVYEFVWHPGLFRTALFVCVFTSFSLLIYK, encoded by the coding sequence GAATTTAATCGTGTCGTTTTTAGGTATACAAATTCCAGCACTAATAGTAATATTTTTATGTGCAGGATTAATCCAAGTATTACTAAATAAGGTTTTAGCCGACTTAGGAGTTTATGAGTTTGTCTGGCATCCAGGATTATTTAGAACAGCACTTTTCGTATGTGTATTCACAAGTTTTTCATTACTAATTTATAAATAA
- a CDS encoding efflux RND transporter periplasmic adaptor subunit encodes MQKNKIVQLLRYIITFSVVTIAIVLGMKLWQNYVDSPWTRDGRVRADITLIAPDVSGMISKVYVKDNQYVKKDDKLFEIDKKRFEANLQRAQSIVQIKKANYLMKKAEYDKRIKGDDSIIPKDVKDDAKYNLLMAKEELNEALSKLDITKLDLQRATVYAPTSGWINNLLLKKGDFIQKGQSHISMLNENSFWVYGYFEEHKLTKIKIGDKAIMNPLGTDLTIKGHVQSIATGITDRDNKIGKGLLANVNPSFTWVRLAQRIPVRIAIDEIPKGYTLRAGTTCTIEINNNF; translated from the coding sequence ATGCAAAAAAATAAAATTGTACAACTTTTAAGATATATTATAACATTTAGCGTAGTTACTATAGCAATTGTTTTAGGAATGAAGTTGTGGCAGAACTATGTTGACTCTCCATGGACAAGAGATGGAAGAGTAAGAGCAGATATTACACTAATAGCACCTGATGTATCAGGAATGATTTCAAAAGTATATGTAAAAGATAATCAATATGTAAAAAAAGATGACAAACTATTTGAAATAGATAAAAAAAGATTTGAAGCAAATTTACAAAGAGCACAATCAATTGTTCAAATAAAAAAAGCAAACTATCTTATGAAAAAAGCAGAATATGATAAAAGAATAAAAGGTGATGATAGTATTATTCCAAAAGATGTAAAAGATGATGCAAAATATAATTTACTTATGGCAAAAGAGGAGCTAAATGAAGCACTTTCAAAACTAGACATTACAAAACTTGATTTGCAAAGAGCTACCGTCTATGCACCTACAAGTGGTTGGATAAATAACTTACTTCTGAAAAAAGGTGATTTTATTCAAAAAGGTCAAAGTCATATCTCTATGTTAAATGAAAATAGCTTTTGGGTTTATGGTTATTTTGAAGAACATAAACTTACAAAAATAAAAATAGGTGATAAAGCAATCATGAATCCACTTGGAACTGACCTTACAATAAAAGGACATGTTCAAAGTATAGCAACAGGGATTACAGATAGGGATAATAAGATTGGGAAAGGATTATTAGCAAATGTAAATCCATCATTTACATGGGTTAGACTAGCACAAAGAATACCTGTAAGAATAGCTATAGATGAAATACCAAAAGGATATACCTTAAGAGCAGGTACAACTTGTACCATAGAAATAAATAACAACTTTTAA